Genomic window (Elgaria multicarinata webbii isolate HBS135686 ecotype San Diego chromosome 16, rElgMul1.1.pri, whole genome shotgun sequence):
TCCCGCGCTACAGGGGGCGCTgctcctttcccctcttcccttcttAACCGGAAGCCGCGGCCTGAGCGCAGGCTTTGAGGATTACTAGGCCTCAACTAACTGACTGACTGACTTTTGACTGAGTGATGTCTCAGCCGCCGCCGTTCCCCTCACGCTTCGCGGGGCCGCCTCAGCTCCGCTGCTTCCCGTCGACGGGGGGGCCTCCCCCGGGGTTGTTCCGTGGGCCGCCGCCTCAGGCTTTTTCTCCTTCGCCGTTCCCGCCATTTTCGGGCGCGGGCCTACCATCGCCTGCTTACCCGCCGCCTCGGCCTCCATTCCTGCCTCCTCTTCCATGGCAGCAGCCTCCACTCCCGGAGCGGCCTTCGCCTCAATGGAGGCCGGAGGCTTCGCCGTTGTTCGTGGCCGAGCGGCCTAGGCCCAGGCCTGCGCTTGGGCCTGAGGCAGCGGGGCCACCCGGCGGCCTGAGGAGAGGAGGCCGGGAtggcggcggcgacggcagcagcagcagcgacgacGACCACGGCGAGCAATGGCTGAGCCGCTTCTTGGCGCGTCGCCGCCCCGCAACCGCCGcgtcgccgccgcctcctccgccgcccCGCGGCTTCGGCCCCAGCCAGGCGGGGCGGGCGGCCGCGGAGGCGCTGCGGCTGGTAGCCCAACTCGCCGCGCTGTGTGGCGACTGGCGGCGGCGGGGCGACGAAGCCGAGGGAGAGGAGGTGGCCGCGGCTGAGGCCCGGCTGGCGGAGCTGCGGGAGGCGGTGCGGCCGCTACGGAGCGACGGGCCCCTGGCCCAGCTGCGGCGCCGGGTGGCGAGAGGCCGCAAGAAGCGGCTGCGGCGCCGGCAGCGGAGAGAGGAGGGCCGCGCGGCGCGCGAGGAGGCGGCGGCCCGCGAGGCCGAGCGCGAGGCGCAGATCGAGCGCTGGCGGGCCCGGCGGGCccaggaggtggaggagaggCGCCGGGTGGGTTGCGGCCCGAGCTTGGGAGCCGGGCCCCGCttttgcaggcaggcaggcaggcaggcagcctcgCAAGGGAGGAGGACACTGGGTGGCCCTAAGTCATCCCGTCATGAGAAGGAAGTGgcttatgctagggtgaccctatggaaaggaggacagggctcccgtatctttgcactgaaaagtggatttcagcaggtgtcatttgttagggtgaccctatggaaaggaggacagggctcccgtatctttaacagttgcatagaaaagtggatttcagcaggtgccatttgttagggtgaccctatggaaaggaggacagggctcccgtatctttaacagttgcatagaaaagtgggtttcagcaggtgccatttgttagggtgaccctatggaaaggaggacagggctcccgtatctttaacagttgcatagaaaagtggatttcagcaggtgccatttgttagggtgaccctatggaaaggaggacagggctcccgtatctttaacagttgcatagaaaagtggatttcagcaggtgtcatttgttagggtgaccctatggaaaggaggacagggctcccgtatctttaacagttgcatagaaaagtggatttcagcaggtgccatttgttagggtgaccctatggaaaggaggacagggctcccgtatctttaacagttgcatagaaaagtggatttcagcaggtgtcattggtatgcatgtcgcacctggtgaaattccctcttcatcacatcagttaaagctgcaggagccttccctcttttaaatctggtcactctagtatagctcctgcagctttaactgttgtgatgaagagggaatttcaccaggttctccatatatacaaatgacatctgttgaacttcgcttttctatgcaactgttaaagatacaggagcccggtcctccttttcatagggtcgtcCTAACCGCTTGGGGCTTTTCGCATCCTCTGCTTACTGTGaggtagtagggtgaccctatgaaaaggaggacagggctcctgtatctttaacagttgcatagaaaagggaatttcagcaggtgtcattggtatgcatgtcgcacctggtg
Coding sequences:
- the PDCD7 gene encoding programmed cell death protein 7; protein product: MSQPPPFPSRFAGPPQLRCFPSTGGPPPGLFRGPPPQAFSPSPFPPFSGAGLPSPAYPPPRPPFLPPLPWQQPPLPERPSPQWRPEASPLFVAERPRPRPALGPEAAGPPGGLRRGGRDGGGDGSSSSDDDHGEQWLSRFLARRRPATAASPPPPPPPRGFGPSQAGRAAAEALRLVAQLAALCGDWRRRGDEAEGEEVAAAEARLAELREAVRPLRSDGPLAQLRRRVARGRKKRLRRRQRREEGRAAREEAAAREAEREAQIERWRARRAQEVEERRREQELKAAADSVLSEVMKKQADTKRMAEIVRGLEKLRKLRKDAAGRKGISPPPAADEAFENEVQSLRTLIKKRTELYEAEERALRVMLEGEQEEERKREMEKKQKREKEKLLQQKCEMDSKLFGDPDEFPLARLLEPFTQYYLQAEYSAPALIQIRHEWDRYLVPADHPEGNFIPPGWVLPSQPSNDIWATAVR